Below is a genomic region from Actinomycetota bacterium.
GGACGGAAGGGGTACGTGGCCGAGGTGACCGAGGAGCAGACCGATGCGGACAGGCTCACCCTGCTCATCCAGTCCGTCTACTCCGAGCGGGAGGACGTCCCGCCCGAGGTGCTCGTCCCCCACGAGCCGGCCGAGCGCGAGGCGCTGGAGGAGTGGCTCTCGACGGTCCGAGGCGCACGGGTGAGGATCCGGGTGCCGCGGACCGGCGAGAGGGCGGCCGTCCTGCAGACGGTGACGGAGAACGCGGAGCGCGCTCTGGAGGAGGTCAGCATGAAGAGGCGGAGCGACCTGGCGGCCCGCTCCCGCGCCCTGGCCGACCTCCGCGACGCCCTGGGGCTCCCGGAGGCGCCCCTGCGCATCGAGTGCTTCGACATCTCGACGCTGCACGGGACCGAGACGGTCGGGTCGATGGTCGTCTTCGAGGACGGGATGCCCAAGCGGAGCGACTACCGGAAGTTCCGTGTGAAGCAGGTCGAAGGGGTGGATGATCTGCGTGCCATGGAAGAGGTCGTCCGCCGCCGCTTCGCCCGCCACGTCGCCGAGCGCGACAGGCCACTCGAGCCCGGGAAGCGGCCGGCCCGGTTCGCCTACCGGCCCCAGCTCGTCCTGATCGACGGAGGTCGCGGCCAGCTGGGAGCCGCGATGAAGGCCATGCACGACGTGGGCGTGACCGATATCCCCGTCGCGGCCCTGGCCAAGCGGCTGGAGGAGGTCTACGTGCCCGGGCAGCCCGAGCCGGTCCAGATCGAACGGGGCTCGGAGGCGTTGTACGTCCTGCAGCACGTTCGCGACGAGGCGCACCGGTCCGCGGTTGGGTTCCACCGTCAGCGGCGGGACGCGCGGATGCGGGCGTCGGCGCTGGACGAGATCCCCGGGGTCGGCCGGACCCGCAAGCAGGCGCTGATGAAGTGGTTCGGATCTGTGGAGAACCTCCAGCGCGCCACCGTGGACGAAATCCGCGCCGTACCCGGGATCCCCCGCCACCTGGCCGAGGACATCCACCGCCGGCTGGCCGGGAGCGCGTCTTGAAGCCGGTGCCCACGGAGGACACCTCCCCGTTCGAACTCGTCGTCATCTCGGGGCTCTCCGGCGCCGGGCAGAGCGAGGCGACGAAGACGTTCGAGGACATGGGCTACTTCGTGATGGACAACCTGCCCCCCTCGGTGCTCGAGCAGGTGGCAGACCTGTGCCGGGTCTCCCGGATACGCCGGGCCGCGGTCGTGGTGAGGCCGTCCGGTCGGGAGTTCTTCCAGGAGTTCTTCGCCGAGCTCGGGAGCGCGTTCACCCGGCTGCGCAAGAGGGGGGTCCGGCTCCGGATCGTGTTCCTCGACGCATCCGACGAGGCCCTCCTGCGCCGGTACGAGGAGAAGAGGCGTCCGCACCCGCTGGCGGTCACGGACCGGGTGCGGGAGGGCATCGAGCGCGAGCGCGAGCTCCTTCGTGTGCTCCGCGACGACGCGGACATCGTGATCGACACGAGCAGCCTGACCCCCCACGAGCTCCGTCGGCGGATCCAGAGCCTCTTCGTCGCCGAGACCGAGGAGGACGTCGGCCTCCAGGTCACGGTCCAGAGCTTCGGCTTCAAGCACGGCATGCCGATCGACGCCGACATGCTCTTCGACACCCGCTTCCTGCCCAACCCGCACTGGGAGCCGGACCTCCGCCCCCTCCCCGGGACGGACGAGCGGGTGCGCGACTACGTGCTCGGACAGCCCGACGCGGGCGAGTACCTGGGCCGCATCGAGGACATGCTTGCCTTCCTGCTGCCGGGGTTCGTCCGAGAGGGCAAGCATTACCTGACCGTGGCGATCGGGTGCACCGGGGGACACCACCGGTCGGTCGTCTTCGCGGAGGAGCTGGCCCGGTTCATCCGGGAGAACGGGTACAGCTGCGCCCTGCTGCATCGGGACCTCGACCGCGGCTAGGGCGCCCCCGACCGACCGGTTAGGATTGGTCGGTCTCGACCCCCAGTGCTCTAAGGAGGACCTCCATGGCCGTACGCGTAGGGATAAACGGGTTCGGACGCATCGGGCGCAACTTCGTGCGGGCGATCCTGGCCAACCCCGACGCCGGCGTCGAGCTGGTCGCGGTGAACGACCCCTTCGCGGACGCCCACACGATGTCGCACCTGCTCAGGTACGACTCCGTGCACGGGGTGCTGCCCCAGGAGGTGAAGGCGACCGACGACGGCATCGCGTTGGACGGGATGTCCTTCCGCAAGCTCGAGGAGCGGGAACCGGCCCAGATCCCGTGGGGGGACCTCGGGGTCCAGGTGGTGATCGAGTCGTCCGGGGTGTTCACGGCGCGCGAGAAGGCGGCCGGACACCTCGCGGGCGGCGCGCGCAAGGTGGTGATCTCGGCTCCCAGCCCGGACGCCGACGTCACCGTCTGCGTCGGGATCAACGACGACACCTACGACCCATCGCAGCACGACGTGATCAGCAACGCCTCGTGCACGACGAACTGCCTGGCTCCCCTGGCCCGCGTCCTTCACGACTCGTTCGGGATCGAGCGGGGCCTCATCACGACCGTCCACGCGTACACCTCCGACCAGAACCTGCACGACCTCGCGACCCCCAGCCGGTCGGGCAAGCCCGACCTTCGGCGGATGCGCGCGGCCGCCATGTCGATCATCCCGAACACGACGGGGGCGGCGAAGGCGATCGGGCTCGTCGTCCCGGAGCTGAAGGGGAAGCTGGACGGGATGGCCCTCCGGGTCCCGGTGCCGGACGGGTCGATCACCGACCTCGTCGCGGTCGTCGACGGGGAGCCGAGCGCCGAGGACGTGAACGCGGCCTTCCGCGACGCGGCCGGCGGCCGGTACTCGAGCGTCCTCCAGTACACGGACGACGCCCTGGTCTCCCAGGACATCGTCGGGAACCCGTCCTCCTGCATCTTCAGCGCGAAGGACACCATGACCAACGGCAACGTGGTCAAGGTCCTCGGGTGGTACGACAACGAGTGGGGGTTCTCGTGCCGGCTCGTCGACCTCTGCGCGGTCCTGGAGCGCGCCGGGCTCTGACGCGAACCCCGTGGATCTCCCCCGACTCGAGAACGCTGACGTCGAAGGGCGCACGGTCGTCGTCCGCGCCGACCTGAACGTCCCCCTCCAGGACGGACAGGTGGGCGACGACTTCCGTATCCGCGCCTTCCTCCCGACCCTCGAGCACCTGGTCTCGAAGGGGTGCCGGACCGTCGTCTGCTCGCACCTCGGCCGGCCGAAGGGGGAGCGGCGCCCGGAGCTGAGCCTGGCTCCCGTGGCCGAGAGGCTGTCCGAGCTCCTCGGCCGCCAGGTGGACATGACGACCGACTCCGTTGGCCCGGGCGTGGCCGAGGCCGCGCGTGACCTCCCTCCCGGCGGCGTCCTCGTCCTGGAGAACCTGCGGTTCAACCCCGGGTCGTTGGAGGTCTCCCCGGGGTTGAACCGCAGG
It encodes:
- the uvrC gene encoding excinuclease ABC subunit UvrC, coding for MTSRDLTLSDLDLHALDFGRGERPDLRRVPDAPGVYLFRDGDGRVLYVGKARSVRKRVSNYFGAPSGLAARTQAMVASARRVEWVVVSGEVQALLVEYSLIQEHRPRFNVRYRDDKSYPYLAITMKDRWPKATVMRGRKRRGVRYYGPFAHVYAIRETVDSLTRVFPMRTCSESLFRECERLGRPCLYFHIGRCPGPCVGEVTEEEYRANVDAFSAFLDGDVRGTLDRLSNEMDEAAARLEFELAAKRRDQLAAARRALEKQEVVAKRPLDADVVGVASNELDVAVQLFFVRGGRIAGRKGYVAEVTEEQTDADRLTLLIQSVYSEREDVPPEVLVPHEPAEREALEEWLSTVRGARVRIRVPRTGERAAVLQTVTENAERALEEVSMKRRSDLAARSRALADLRDALGLPEAPLRIECFDISTLHGTETVGSMVVFEDGMPKRSDYRKFRVKQVEGVDDLRAMEEVVRRRFARHVAERDRPLEPGKRPARFAYRPQLVLIDGGRGQLGAAMKAMHDVGVTDIPVAALAKRLEEVYVPGQPEPVQIERGSEALYVLQHVRDEAHRSAVGFHRQRRDARMRASALDEIPGVGRTRKQALMKWFGSVENLQRATVDEIRAVPGIPRHLAEDIHRRLAGSAS
- the rapZ gene encoding RNase adapter RapZ, translating into MPTEDTSPFELVVISGLSGAGQSEATKTFEDMGYFVMDNLPPSVLEQVADLCRVSRIRRAAVVVRPSGREFFQEFFAELGSAFTRLRKRGVRLRIVFLDASDEALLRRYEEKRRPHPLAVTDRVREGIERERELLRVLRDDADIVIDTSSLTPHELRRRIQSLFVAETEEDVGLQVTVQSFGFKHGMPIDADMLFDTRFLPNPHWEPDLRPLPGTDERVRDYVLGQPDAGEYLGRIEDMLAFLLPGFVREGKHYLTVAIGCTGGHHRSVVFAEELARFIRENGYSCALLHRDLDRG
- the gap gene encoding type I glyceraldehyde-3-phosphate dehydrogenase codes for the protein MAVRVGINGFGRIGRNFVRAILANPDAGVELVAVNDPFADAHTMSHLLRYDSVHGVLPQEVKATDDGIALDGMSFRKLEEREPAQIPWGDLGVQVVIESSGVFTAREKAAGHLAGGARKVVISAPSPDADVTVCVGINDDTYDPSQHDVISNASCTTNCLAPLARVLHDSFGIERGLITTVHAYTSDQNLHDLATPSRSGKPDLRRMRAAAMSIIPNTTGAAKAIGLVVPELKGKLDGMALRVPVPDGSITDLVAVVDGEPSAEDVNAAFRDAAGGRYSSVLQYTDDALVSQDIVGNPSSCIFSAKDTMTNGNVVKVLGWYDNEWGFSCRLVDLCAVLERAGL
- the pgk gene encoding phosphoglycerate kinase; translation: MDLPRLENADVEGRTVVVRADLNVPLQDGQVGDDFRIRAFLPTLEHLVSKGCRTVVCSHLGRPKGERRPELSLAPVAERLSELLGRQVDMTTDSVGPGVAEAARDLPPGGVLVLENLRFNPGSLEVSPGLNRR